Part of the Mya arenaria isolate MELC-2E11 chromosome 8, ASM2691426v1 genome, TTTTTCCAGGTTGTTCTCAGAATATTAAGCTGAATCAATATGTTTTCGTCTCCGCGTTatagctgcacactcacagattgaacgtttaacaactatttaattgtttgtcttggaacgagccaatttttacgaaaaaccatggaaatcagttatataagactgctgacaaaacaaaaaagatcgcagatttatataacaacacagattttaatatttaagttcaaaaactgatgtttaatgcatttttcttaaaccgttagtaacggtttaagccataaaacattaattttcgaactgaaatattaaaatctgtattgttatattttgtcagcagtcttttatcactggtttgcagatattgacacaaaaacttgctcattccaagacaaaaaaaagttgtaaaaacgttaaatctgggagagtgtagctttaaatcACATGATATATTATCAAGATGGCAATAAGTAGAATGGGCGGTGACTGTTCTATAACTACCGCGGGAATAAACGTTATTCACTTATACCGCACGCTATTTATTGAACATTGTACTTGACAACGTGTTACAAGTATTTTAGATAAAGCAGAATTGCTCGTTTTAATCTCAATATTTCGCATTGTTGATACCGTTATAATCACATAGCTGAAGAAATGAGAGAACAACAACATTCAATGTAACTTTCGACAAATGAGAATTCAAAAATGCCctttattaatatgattatgttCCATTGCTCATGTAAAGCAGGAAACTAAGTACTTTTTACATATCTATGAGCAGTTTCTTTTTATGAATCATCCGCTTTGAGTTTTCTATTgtcttattatttaaacaaggcaacttttcaacattttgcaattacggaaattattattaaaaagaaaataaagcaGTAACAATGTTGCGCCTGggaacaatatacatgtataattcacATGTTTTGTTCCTCCCTGGTCCCATCATTATGGATGTCAATATTCGCATAATTAATGCTAATTATGTTTCCTGAACAAGGAAGAAATGTATAACTTGGAAATAAAACTATGCCAATTGaaaaattcaaatgataattACAATTTCTTCAAGCTGTTCATCtttatattgtatgtgtttCTTCTGAATCAAGCCTGAAAGTCGTAAAACAGGATGCAGAACTAAAGGAaactataaacaataatttattgatgCATTGTTCATAATATGAATAGGGTTAAAACAAGCAGATCCAGGCGCAGAGGGCAGAACGCGTCCGCGCCCTCCCCTAAAAGTGTCCAAGTAAACCTATAAGTGTCAATATCAGTGAAAATATACTGACAGTGTACATCTTAATGGGCTATATCAGACCAAAATAGACAATCGTTCTCACCTGACATAGCCTCACATGCACCAGGCATGGCCTCACATACACCAGGCATGGCCTCACATACACCAGGCATGGCCTCAAATACACCAGGCATAACCTCACATGCACCAGGCATGGCCTCACAAACAACAGGCATAGCCTCACATGCACCAGGCATGGCCTCATATACACCAGGCATGGAATCACATACACCAGGCATAGCCTCAAATGCACCAGGCATGGCCTCACATACACCAGGCATGGCCTCACATACACCAGGCATGGCTTCACATACACCAGGCATGGCCTCAAATACACCAGGCATAACCTCATATGCACCAGGCATGGCCTCACATACAACAGGCATTGCCTCACATGCACCAGGCATGGCCTCATATACACCAGGCATGGCCTCACATGCACCAGGCATGGCCTCACAT contains:
- the LOC128244120 gene encoding uncharacterized protein LOC128244120, giving the protein MSGVYEAMPGVCEGMPGVCEAMPGACEAMSGVYEAMPGVCEAMPGVCEAMPGACEAMPGVYEAMPGACEAMPVVCEAMPGAYEVMPGVFEAMPGVCEAMPGVCEAMPGVCEAMPGAFEAMPGVCDSMPGVYEAMPGACEAMPVVCEAMPGACEVMPGVFEAMPGVCEAMPGVCEAMPGACEAMSGLIQKKHIQYKDEQLEEIVIII